AGTACACGAGTTGTTGCTTCTCCCTCCAAACTATATACAGCAATTATCTTTCCCGAAGTATCTATTGAAAAGCTTTGAAGCTTTCCTCCATCTTCATCAATTTCTGCAATTTTCAAAGGATTTAAGAATTCTTGATAATCTCCATCCTCTAAATCATCTGGTGCAACTACTTCTGGGTTTGGATTATCTTCATCTATTATTAAACCACTAGCAACATAACCCAGAACTCTCTGTCCACTAGCATTTACTAAGTTTCCCTCATAATCCCTAAAGAATGCCCCATCTCTTGTATAGGCTAATGTGCCTACTTCTGAATCTTCTAGGATAGGAGCAGTAGGGTCATCTATCGTTACATTAGATGAAACTATGAAGAATCCTTCGTTCTCAATACCGAAATCCAATTCCCTATTAGTTGGCTGCAACGACCCTCCACCCATCATCATATCTATGGAACCTACCTTAACTCCAAGTCCTACTTGTCTTGCATTTATACCTCCTAATCCATTTGGTGATGGTGATGAAGCATTTGCTGTTGTTTGACTTAGCATATCTTGAAAACTTACTCTGCTTGCTTTATAAGCAGTTGTATTTACATTTGCTATATTATTAGCTATGACGTCCATCTTTGTTTGGAATCCTCTCATTCCACTTACACCTGAATATAACGATCTTAACATCTATATTTCCTCCTTAGAATTAACTCCACTTCAGTCAGTCAGTGGGTTATGGCTTCCTTAAAGGTCCAGCCATTTATTTTACTATTATCGCACTGTCGATGTTGGTCACAACATCCATTTCATTGTTATTCATTGTTGTAATTATTGTTCTGTTTTTTATACTTGCTATAAATGCCATATCCTTATATAGCATCAAGCTTTCTCTAGCACCCTTTTTTTCAAGGTCATTCATTGCATCCTTTAATGCATTTATATCAGAT
The DNA window shown above is from Tissierella sp. Yu-01 and carries:
- a CDS encoding flagellar hook-basal body complex protein is translated as MLRSLYSGVSGMRGFQTKMDVIANNIANVNTTAYKASRVSFQDMLSQTTANASSPSPNGLGGINARQVGLGVKVGSIDMMMGGGSLQPTNRELDFGIENEGFFIVSSNVTIDDPTAPILEDSEVGTLAYTRDGAFFRDYEGNLVNASGQRVLGYVASGLIIDEDNPNPEVVAPDDLEDGDYQEFLNPLKIAEIDEDGGKLQSFSIDTSGKIIAVYSLEGEATTRVLGQIAITRFSNPAGLTKAGGNNYLASNNSGNPEFGLAGSNGFGTINQGFLEMSNVDLANEFTEMIVASRAYSANSRSITTSDEMLQELINLKR
- a CDS encoding TIGR02530 family flagellar biosynthesis protein, with protein sequence MSFRIEHGHIIQTPNSSVKKQVNNSNLQFQRIFQETLNRNDSNIKISAHAEQRMQERNIKLEESDINALKDAMNDLEKKGARESLMLYKDMAFIASIKNRTIITTMNNNEMDVVTNIDSAIIVK